The stretch of DNA AAAGGTTCGAGCCATTGGGATCTTCGCTCTCGGGTTTTGGATCCTTGACGTGGCCAACAATACTTTACAAGGACCTTGCCGTGCTTTCTTAGCCGATTTAGCTGCCGGTGACGCTAAAAGAACGCGAGTCGCAAACgcgtttttctccttttttatgGCGGTTGGAAACGTTTTGGGTTACGCTGCTGGATCCTACACTAACCTTCACAGAATGTTTCCCTTCACAAGGACCAAAGCTTGCGATATCTACTGCGCTAATCTAAAGACTTGTTTCTTCTTATCCATCACTCTCCTCCTCATCGTCACCGTCACGTCTCTTTGGTACGTGAAAGACAAGCAATGGTCTCCGCCGGCGAGAAACCCCGACGAAGATGAGAAGACCTCAGGCGTTCCTTTGTTCGGAGAAATCTTTGGAGCTTTCAAAGTCATGAAACGTCCCATGTGGATGCTTCTAATCGTCACGGCCTTGAACTGGATCGCTTGGTTCCCTTTTCTCTTGTTCGATACTGACTGGATGGGTCGTGAAGTGTACGGTGGAGATTCAGATGGAAACGAACGGTCCAAGAAACTATACAGCCTAGGAGTCCAATCTGGTGCAATGGGATTGATGTTTAACTCGATAGTTCTTGGTTTCATGTCACTTGGTGTTGAATGGATTGGTCGGAAAATAGGAGGAGCTAAACGCCTTTGGGGAATTGTCAATTTCATCCTCGCCGCCGGTTTGGCCATGACCGTTCTCGTTACGAAATTGGCCAATGATCACCGGGAAACCGCCGGTCAATTAGCCGGACCGAGCAGTGGTATTAAAGCTGGAGCTTTAAGTCTTTTTGCTGTTCTTGGTATTCCATTAGCTGTAAGTATAttacacttttgttttctactcttttttttttctttttttttgtttagtattaaCCGATtcgtttattttattatcaCAGATTACATTCAGTACTCCATTTGCGCTAGCGTCCATATTTTCAAGCAGCTCTGGTGCCGGCCAAGGTAAAATTCTTTTAACTTTATTCAACTTACATAGTTTTGTACTGGTTTGATTCTTATTATAACGTGGGACCGTAATCGTTAAATTATACTATTAC from Camelina sativa cultivar DH55 chromosome 9, Cs, whole genome shotgun sequence encodes:
- the LOC104701851 gene encoding sucrose transport protein SUC1 (The sequence of the model RefSeq protein was modified relative to this genomic sequence to represent the inferred CDS: added 11 bases not found in genome assembly) — protein: MGVTEKEKSTKDAAALETQQSPEDFDQPSPLRKIISVASIAAGVQFGWALQLSLLTPYVQLLGIPHKWSSLIWLCGPVSGMIVQPIVGFHSDRCTSRFGRRRPFIATGAVLVAVAVFLIGYAADLGSKMGDKLEEKVKVRAIGIFALGFWILDVANNTLQGPCRAFLADLAAGDAKRTRVANAFFSFFMAVGNVLGYAAGSYTNLHRMFPFTRTKACDIYCANLKTCFFLSITLLLIVTVTSLWYVKDKQWSPPARNPDEDEKTSGVPLFGEIFGAFKVMKRPMWMLLIVTALNWIAWFPFLLFDTDWMGREVYGGDSDGNERSKKLYSLGVQSGAMGLMFNSIVLGFMSLGVEWIGRKIGGAKRLWGIVNFILAAGLAMTVLVTKLANDHRETAGQLAGPSSGIKAGALSLFAVLGIPLAITFSTPFALASIFSSSSGAGQGLSLGVLNLAIVIPQMIVSLGGGPFDALFGGGNLPAFIVGAIAAAISGVLALTVLPSPPPDAPALKTGAMGFH